In Leptospira harrisiae, a genomic segment contains:
- a CDS encoding FecR domain-containing protein yields MNLDKRDRLVLFTLLSVAILFTILFYLDLNRKIGIGDREVVGTIFFKNNIVQRKFEDEVIWEKLENNSPLTNKDTIRSEAFSDALIRLKDGTEINIDENSMFNLDLTGEEPNLEFTEGSLEVKKNDSKPNQIKITSSGSEINVDSGNVKIERSKERELSLFVEKGKTTVKHQDGKSISVEEGKKAEFKKTGIEIKKIPAILISPTSQKLFYTEPDEVSVQFQWKIESGYGDPVLEISRSPNFQMTLINEKVEGTQSSIRLKEGTFYWRLKVKNKVGSGIEFSEINKFFVTKLESFQGESPESGSVIPFVQTMPLVTLSWTKLTTANSYQLLVSNSPKLTNPIKQLETTANQISYDDLKEGTYYWKVIAKSSFPDTKDRSSQVQSFIIKKQNTVPTPKWMRPANGSEISLEEIKQNQAILIWDGNAELKSYQLKIAKDSKMSSVVFSEETASNFLVPNWNSLGKGTFFATVTGKSKEGKETETSNPLSFTVVEQKKKTEPAEEVTTNKPDQKLDPKLEMMSPNGTIVQMKGKSSLEFLWKVTGVTGEHYDLVLYQHNGDKKVAIYKITTKESKHSLKDLSILDEGSFSWDLSVYKDTTLLFSKKGSFILALDQFKSLKPSDIEFISPKRLYKEKR; encoded by the coding sequence ATGAATTTAGACAAACGAGACCGACTCGTCTTATTCACCCTTTTAAGTGTTGCGATTCTGTTCACCATTTTGTTTTATTTGGACCTCAATCGAAAGATTGGAATTGGAGATCGTGAAGTTGTAGGAACCATATTTTTTAAAAACAATATTGTTCAAAGAAAATTTGAAGATGAAGTGATATGGGAAAAATTAGAAAACAACAGCCCACTCACTAACAAAGACACAATTCGTTCAGAAGCATTTTCTGATGCTCTCATTCGACTAAAAGATGGAACAGAAATTAATATTGATGAAAACTCAATGTTTAACTTGGATTTGACGGGAGAGGAACCAAATCTTGAATTTACTGAAGGTTCTTTGGAAGTTAAAAAAAATGATTCCAAACCAAATCAAATCAAAATCACAAGCTCTGGCAGCGAAATCAACGTAGATTCAGGTAATGTTAAAATAGAAAGATCTAAAGAAAGAGAACTGAGCCTGTTTGTTGAAAAAGGAAAAACCACGGTCAAACACCAAGACGGAAAGTCTATATCCGTGGAAGAAGGAAAAAAGGCAGAATTCAAAAAAACTGGAATAGAAATTAAAAAAATTCCGGCCATCTTAATTTCTCCAACATCCCAAAAGTTATTTTATACAGAACCGGACGAAGTGTCCGTACAATTCCAATGGAAAATTGAATCTGGATATGGTGATCCTGTTTTAGAAATTTCGAGATCACCTAACTTTCAAATGACACTAATTAATGAAAAAGTGGAAGGAACTCAAAGTTCGATTCGACTAAAAGAAGGCACTTTTTATTGGAGATTAAAAGTTAAAAACAAAGTTGGTTCCGGAATAGAATTTAGCGAAATTAATAAATTCTTTGTCACAAAACTTGAATCTTTCCAAGGAGAATCTCCTGAGTCAGGATCCGTAATTCCTTTTGTCCAAACGATGCCACTCGTCACTCTCAGTTGGACCAAACTCACAACAGCAAACTCTTACCAATTGTTAGTTTCCAATTCACCTAAACTTACAAATCCAATCAAACAATTGGAAACAACTGCAAATCAAATTTCCTATGACGATTTAAAAGAAGGTACATATTATTGGAAGGTAATTGCCAAGTCCTCTTTTCCAGACACAAAAGACAGAAGTAGCCAAGTCCAATCGTTTATCATCAAAAAACAAAACACTGTACCTACTCCGAAATGGATGCGACCTGCCAATGGATCTGAAATTTCATTGGAGGAAATCAAACAAAACCAAGCGATTTTAATTTGGGACGGAAATGCAGAATTAAAATCTTACCAGTTAAAAATTGCAAAAGACTCCAAAATGAGTTCCGTTGTTTTTTCAGAAGAAACGGCTTCCAATTTTCTTGTTCCGAATTGGAACAGTTTAGGAAAAGGAACTTTTTTTGCAACTGTCACTGGAAAATCAAAAGAGGGAAAAGAAACAGAAACTTCAAATCCCCTCAGTTTTACCGTAGTAGAACAAAAGAAAAAAACAGAACCGGCAGAAGAAGTAACAACAAACAAACCTGACCAAAAATTAGACCCAAAACTGGAAATGATGTCTCCGAATGGAACAATTGTACAGATGAAAGGAAAATCAAGTTTGGAATTTTTATGGAAAGTAACAGGCGTTACCGGAGAGCACTATGATCTGGTTTTATACCAACATAACGGAGATAAAAAAGTTGCCATCTATAAAATAACAACAAAAGAATCCAAACATAGTTTGAAGGACTTGAGTATTCTAGATGAAGGATCTTTTTCTTGGGATTTAAGTGTATATAAAGATACAACATTGTTATTTTCAAAAAAAGGAAGTTTTATCTTAGCTTTGGACCAATTTAAATCTTTGAAACCTTCTGATATCGAATTTATTTCTCCAAAACGGTTGTATAAAGAAAAAAGATGA